Below is a window of Tolypothrix bouteillei VB521301 DNA.
AATTAATGCAGTTTTTGCTTTTGGTGAAGAATTAGGTTGGCGAGGACTTTTACAAACAGAGCTAAATTTTATAGGTTTCTGGAAGTCATCTGCAATTATTGGTCTCACTTGGGGGGTATGGCACGCTCCACTCATTCTACAAGGACATAATTATCCCCAGCATCCTCAAATTGGTGTTTTTATGATGGTCGTCTTGACTTTATTGTTATCCCCTATATTCAGTTACATTACAATGAAATCGAAATCAGTAATTGCTGCTGCTATTATGCATGGCACTTTAAATGCAATTGCTGGGCTCCCCGTCTTATTGACTGAGGGAGGAAATGATTTGACAGTTGGTATGAGTGGTTTTGCGGGATTTATTGCGATCGCCATCGTCGTCATATGTCTTTTTACCTATGATTATTTCTTAGCTAAAGAGCCTTTAATGTCAAAGTGAAGATCTGTAAGCTGTTCTTGCATATAATTTGCACATTCTAAGATTGTGGGAAAATCAGTCAAACCCTCCCCTCTCAGTCAGCATGAGAAAATTAAAAATGGTAGTGCAAAATTCTAACTACTTGTACTGTTAGCCATGCGAGAAGGTAAAAAGCCAGAATAGCTTTCCTCTCGATGTTTATTGCGCTGTTCGATCTGTTTTTCTACAACTTTCAGACGGTCTTGCAAACCTTTAAGAACCGCAATCGCTCGCGGATCGTAAAAACTATTGACACCGAAATCTGTAAATGCTTTTACATCAAGCTTGACACCAGTTCCCTCTATGACGCTAATTTGTGCGAAGGTTGGTTCTATGCCAGGAAGAAAACTGGTTAAATTTTTCTCCAATTCTATCGTCCCTTTAACCGTAGGAATAGGCTGATAAATCGCTCCAGGCATATTAGGAACAAAAGACATATACTGATATTGAATCCACGCAATGGCTGAGTGTTGCGGACCTGCTGTGAAAATAATTTGTGTCAGCAAGTTAATCAACTGGTCGCGATCGCTCAACTGCTGAGGTAAGGAAGCTACACCAAAGCCTCTATCACTTACGGGTTTCCGTAAAGCTGTTAACCAATTTTGCAACTCGAAATCCTCTTGAATATCTTGAGAAGATTTGTAGTAAATGTCTATATACCGATTGACATACTCAAACAGAGCATCCCAAACGAGCAAACCGTCATCTCGATAGGGAAAATTTTTTAATATAGAGCGATCGCCTACACCACGCAGACGTAAATTGTTTGGGAGTGCATAGTTGCTAAAGTTGTCAAACATCTCGGAGACACCAAGATTAGCCAGATGAAGCGAGCTTTCAAGAGTACTTCCTAAAAGGATATCTACGTATCCTCCTGGATTAATCAACACTCGATCCCCAAAGGCATTGATTGCCATTGTAAACTCAAAATGCGGTTTCAATAGCACGTGTACTGGATGAAGATCGGGGAGTTCGCGTACAGTTGCTAGTGCAATTGGTTCCAGAGCAAGATGGGTTTGACCTAAGTGACGTACCAATGCATGAACGGAAAAGTCAGCCATTTGAGCGATTAGCTTGGCTAAAGTCCAGTCCACTCCATCCATAGGAGTACAAAGCAAACTTTTTTGGGGTATTTGTCCCAGTTGAATGGCAATGGGGATTAAACGCCAACCAGCCCGGTTGCGATCGGCGTAATAGAGAGCGATGGGAGCGCACAGATATTGGTTTTCTTTTGCCGTAACGCCATTGGCATTAAGTATTGCATAGTCGGTTACAAACAAACTGCCATTTGTGGTAGCACTTTCGAGGGTTTCACTGGCGTATCCCGTTCCTCTAGCAGCACTGAGAACGGTTTGAAAAATATCATTCGTTATCCCAAGTTTTTCTTGGAGATTATACTTGAGTGCCAAAACGTTGGTAATTTCCATGGGATTGGGACCCCAAAGTCTTTGTCCTGCAAATGTAGCATCGCTGCGAAAGGTTTTGGCAATATCTGGTAGGGGTAAGACTTTAAAAACATTTGTGTAGTCTTCTAGTGTTAGAAAGGGTTTGGGGTTTTGTAAAAATGCTTGTTGATTCTCTGTAATTTTCTGGCTTATGCTTGCTTGATTCTTGCTATATTCATCATCAAAAACCTCCTGGGTTGGTAAAGTTGCTACGCGAATAGAGTTTGGTAGTCGAGATGTTAATTTATATTCAGAGCGTGCAATCTCAAGCTGCTGTTGGCGTTCTTTTTGGGCTGCTAACGAATTTTTTTGAGGTAAAGTTGGGATTTGAGAATTCTTGGGAAGTTTGGGTTGAGTTTTGCTTGCTAGGAAACGTTCCAAGCCAAGCGCACACGTGAAACCTAGGATCGCTAACACGGTTCGACGCGGGAGAACGTACTGCTTGATTAATTGTTGGAGTTGTTGTTGTCGGTTAGGCGATCCCATGATAGTGTTTCTCCCAAAAATTTGACTCCTTACATCTGGCACCAAAGTATGAATACTGAATTTTTATGTATTCAATAGACATATATTTTTATCAATAACACGAAAAATCGGAGTTTATAGCCTGCGTAGGCAGGCTTTGTTTGTATAGCCTCATCCTTTTAGGGTGTAGGTGCAAGATATAAGACTCCAGACTAACACCAATAAAACGTGGTTGGCGAGGCTAAATACGGGGACTGTAAACTTTGTAGATTTTTACCATCAATCAAAGCCCCCCGTCCTAAACAGAGGGCTTTTATTTTAGCTAGCTAGAATAACCAAAACTTTGATTTTAAGGAACGGGAGGTAAAGGGAAGTTAGTATCGGTATAAGTCACTGGAAGAGTGACAACAATGGTTTGCTTTTGTTGAGTATTTTGTCCGGAACATTGCCCCCAAACATCAATAGAATCAGTAAGAGTTGTCTGTACAGTTTTTGTTTTATTATTATGAGAGTTAGGTTGAGCCCAAGTACCACCTAGAGCTTTATTTCCAGCATCTTCCAATTCTTCTAGAGAAAAAGGTTGTATAACAACATTTTGCGAGTAGGAGATAGCGTTAGTTGGTTTGTCAATTAAAACCGTTAATTGCTGAGCTTTTGGTTGAAAGGAAAGATGAGCTACCTTTTGTCCGGGAGGACAACTCATCTTTACACTAAACTTCATATCTAAATTCCCTGACTTATTCGCTAGCACGTGTTGACCGCAGTCTAAACCACAGCTACCATGCTTCATAGGAACATTGGCTTTGGCATTACCAATCTGCACTATAGTTGGCTGATAACTGGACTGAGGTGCTTTGAAATCTTTTAAATCTTTTGCCTGGGGAATTAAAGAAAGTGCAGATGCATGAGTAGAAATTGAGGCTATAGTTAAAGCTGTTAGTGTTAGGGAAGCGATTGTCGATCTCATATTTATCTATCCTAATGAATCTTGTTAGAGAAGAAAGTTTTTCTTTCCCCTTCACTTTCCCCATATGTTCGCCTCTATTGTTTTATGCATGTCAACTTTAGAGCATTGGTAAATGACTTCCTTGGTACTCGAAAAGCTTAAGCGATCGCTGTAATACCCATCACCCAGAGCGATCGCTCAATCTAAACTAGCTCAATGCTTTACAAATCTTGCGATCGCTCTCACTCACGTTTGGATTATTTTCAAGGTAATTCTTGAGCTTTTTGCATCCCTGCTGCACGAGATCGTCTAAGTCTAAATTCCAAAGCATCATGCCAGCATTCCCACCACTGACCAACAGTTTACCATCCGGACTGAAGCTGATGCTATTCACTTCACCTCTGTATCCCGATAGTGTTTTTAGCAACGTACCATTCATGGTGTTCCATAGCTTGATAGTACCATCAGCGCTACCAGAAGCAAGTATCTGACCGTTTGAACTGAAACTCAAACTTTTTACACCGTTTGTATGTCCTGTTAGCGTACTTATTAACCCACCATCTGTAACTTTCCACAGTTTGATGGTGTTGTCCCAACTTGCTGAAGCTAAGATTTTGCCATCTGGACTGAAACTCAGGTGTGCGATCGCTAAACTATGACCTTTCAAAGTTTTCACCAAAGTGCCATCTACACGCCAAAGTTTCACAGTATTATCATAGCTACCAGAGGCTAACATCTTACCATCCGGGCTAAAATCCACACTAGTTACCTCATCATTATGCCCTAACAGTGTTTTTAATAACTTGCCATCAGCAAGACGCCACAGCTTAATTGTTTTATCTGCACTTCCAGAAGCGATGATTTGATTATCTGGGCTGAAACTGATACTATTGACTCTTTTTTCATGCCCCGTTAATCTTTGAATGAACTGGTTATTTATTAAATTCCAAATCTTAATACTTTTATTGTCACCTGCTGTTGCTAAAGTTTTGCCATCAGGACTAAAGACCGCATCATAAATAATATCTTGTTTGGTCTTAAAAACTTTAACTAAAGATGCATTTACAATTTGCTTTTGCTGCCATAATTTGACTTCTCCATTCCATCCAGCAGAGGCAAAAACTTTTCCATCCGGGCTAAAACTTACACTATAAATACCTTCTTCTTGCGATATTATACTATTGTTTAAGTTCCAAAATCGAATTGTTTTATCATCACTGGCAGAAGCAAGAATTTTACCATCAGGGCTAAAATTCACATCTCTAACTTGTTCATCATGCCCTTTAATAGTTGCTAACAAAGTACCATCTATACTCCAAAGCTTAATAGTACCGTCAGCAGCAGCAGAAGCAACAATCCGACCATCTGGGCTAAAACTAATACCGTTGACTGGCTGAGTATGACCCTTTTGACCCCCCAGAGTTTGCCATAATTGACCGTCGAGCTTCCATAGATTTATAGTTCGATCGCCACTAGCAGAGGCGATGGTTTTACCATCAGGGCTAAATTTGACACGGGTAACTCGGTCTGTATGTCCGGAAAAAGTTCTCATTAACTGACCATCTGCTACATTCCACAGTTTGACAATGTTATCTTCCCCACCAGAAACAAGAAACTTTCCATCCGGACTAAAGCTAACACTATTCACCCAACCGTTATGGGCATTCCATGTCTTAATTAGCTTGCCATTCATGCGCCAGAGTTTCACAGTTTTATCTCGGCTTGCAGATGCAATTATAAAATCTCCTCTTTGTTTTACCTTTTGAGATTGAGACACCAGAGAAGTCGTGACATTAGGGCTAAAACTAACACTTGTAACGATATCGCTGTGTCCTGTCAAAATTTCAACTAACTTGCCATCAATAGAGTATATTTTGATAGTTCGATCGGTACTTGCAGAGGCGAGAAACTTCCCATCCGGACTAAAAGCGATACTCGTCACTCTATCTTGCTGCGCTGGGAAAGTAGAGATTAATTTGCCCTCAGCACTCCATATCTTTATAGTAGAGTCATCGCTAGCAGAGGCGAGAAGTTTACCCCCCGGACTAAAACTTACGGCGTTCACTTGTTGGGCGTGACTTTGCAAGCGGTTAATCTCTTGAGTTTGGTAAACTGCTTGCTGGAGAGTCGCCACAGTTGCTAGCTCGACATCTCGTGCAGGTGCAAAAACTTGCTTAAACTGTTCCCCAGCTTTCACGCTTGCGATTAATGCTTCCATCTGGCGATTGGATAACAGTAGCGCTTCAGACGATGCATTCAAAGCAGCAACTTCCCCAACCTGGGCTGCTTGTTGTTTGAAGTAAGCCAATCCACCAAAACCCGTTGCAGTCACTCCAAGTACGCCGATCGCAGCAACAGCCCTTTGAGCTTGTCGCAATCGCTTTTTCTGCTCGAGTTGTTGTCGCTGTCTTTCTTCCAGACAAGCCGCAATATACTGTTGGACATCGTGAGACAATTCATCCGTGTATTTGACATAGATATCTTCCGCCTCAGCCAGACGCACGCCCCGCAATAAAAAATCAGATTGTTCGTTATTGTGCTTCCACAAAACAGCCGCTTGCTCGATTTGACGTTGCAACCGCAATTTACTGCGATTTTCCTCCAGCCACCAACGCAATGTTGACCAGTGACGAATGAGAATTTCATGAGCAACTTCTACAGTCACTGCATTTGTAGGTAGAGACAAACCAGGTAATATTTCCCCCTCATCCCCCTTGTCTCCCTTGTCCCCCCTATCCCCCCTATCCCCCTCTTCCAAATCCATCACTACTAACTTCGCCGCAGTTAAAGCTTGCAATGTTCTGTCTACCAAAGGAGCGGGATATTTTTTTACAACCAAATCCGATTTCAACACCCTTCGCTTGGTATCTTCCGTACCCTCTCCTAATTGAGTCAGCGACAGAAAAATCCAGCGAGCGCAATCCCGTGCAAGGCGATCTAAACCATCGTAAACTGCTTGTGCTTTGTGTTCTAGCGCACCTTTAATCCCCCCAAGATGCTGCTGATACGCTGCTAAAGTTAGCTCACCCTCCTGGCGGTATTCCCACAACTGTTGCAGTACAAATTCTAAAAGCGGTAAATTTCCTACAGAATCGTTTAACTCTTGTAAAAGAATTTCTACAAGTCCAGATTCGACTTTTAGACCCACTTGTTCGGCGGGGTTGACAATAACACGGTGGTAGTCATCGCGATCCAATCGGGGAGGAACCAGTACACTTGAGTGTTGCAAAAGCAAAGCCAGTTCTGGTACTTCCAAACAGGGGGCGATGAAGTCTGCTCGCAAAGTAATCACTAATTTAAACCTGTCAGAAGCATATGCGATCGCACCCAACACAAGTTCTAGAAATCGCTTTCTCTCTTCATAAGAAGCCAGAGTGAAAAGTTCCTCAAACTGATCTATCACCAAAACTACCATTGGTTCCGGTCGGCTGCGTACCCAGTAAACAAAACCCTCTATCCCCTGGTACAGCAATCCTTCTAATATAAGCTTGGGAGACGAAGAGGTCATTTCTCCCGCGATTTCCCCTCGTCCCCCTATCCCCTTGTCCTCTTGTCCCGAAGCAGCCAATCGGCGCGATAAAGCCTCTAGAGGTTGTGCGCCCGGTCTCAAACTTTTGATCCACCAATTTTCGCTACCCGGTAATTGTTTACCCGAACGCAATTGAGTCATCAATCCCGCTTGTACGACAGAAGATTTCCCACTCCCAGAAGCTCCTACCACAGCTAGGAATGAATTGCGTGCTAAGTCATTAATTAACTGTTGGGTTAAGGTTTCTCTACCGTAAAAATACTGAACATCTTCTTCCCCAAACGCTTCTAAACCTTTGTAAGGGCAAATTCCTAAGTCCAATGCTACAGCTTTGCGATCGCTGCGCGTATCGGTAAAAGCTGGTATAATTTCGATAATACCTTGCGTACCTGACAGCCAAATGTGGAGTGGAAAAGCTCCTGCTAGGTAGACTTGCAATTGAGTAATCCAACCCGCTATTGATAAGCCACTTGGTTTAGAAGCTGTTGTTAAAGTATTGACCAGAGCATCTGCAAATTGTTCTAAATTGTAACGGGGCGAATTGGCTGCAATAATACATTGCGCTTTTTCAGAACCGACTTGTAAATCTTCAATCCATTCGTGTGGGGTAAAGCGATCGCTCTCCCCCGCCAAAAAGTCTAAAATGATAATCTGTTGGGCTGCTTGAGAGCGACGCAACTGCTGTCTCAACCAAGCACGGCTCAACCAAACATCTTCAGACAGTACTAAAGCCACTTCTCCTGTCGGAGTCTCCTCCAGTCGTCCGCGCAAATATAACAATACTGTTGCTGGTTTTTCAGCTTTCTGTTGTTTTTGGTTTGGTAAATACAAAAATTCTTGAATTGCTTCTCGAACCTCTTTGGCAGTTGCTTTCCCCTGTCGGGGTAAATACTCCAACTCAAAGCCACCAGCACTACGCAAAACTTTACAAAAAGCCAGTGTTATTTGACTACCGCTCAATCCTTCAACGACAAGTGCTTGCCTTATGGGACGCGGTTCTTCAATCGCCCCAATGGAACCAATAATCAGTTCTCCAACGCCTTCTACAATTCGTTTGGGAGTTTGTAAGGGATATTCCCGAAACAACTGCGTGTCCCCTTTGCCGCGTTTTTGCTGATTGATCAGGCGCAGTTGTTGGTTCGTTTTATCTATATATTGTAGGGTTTGGTGATAAACATAGCGATAAAGACCATCAGCAGAAATTGCTCCTTGTAAATCTGCTGCTTCACCTTGCAATCCGCGCATCAAATAATAAGTAAATACTCCATGCCCTAGTTCTGGAAACTCCCAAGATTGCTGATCGGTATCGCAAGAAAGCAGGGCATAAAATCCCTTACTCATGGCAGCGACTTTCTGCAAAACTTCCACCAGTTGACGCGTAGCATTCAGTAAAGGTTCTGCTACAGTTGCGCCCCTAAGTGTCATACCGCCACTATGACATGCATCGAGCCATACAAGCTGATTTTGTGCATTACATTTCCCCAATAATTGCAAAAGTTCCTGTATGGCTAAACCCGTATTGAGTATGTCATCTTTTTGAGTATTTGCCAAACATAGGAATGTTTGATGAGTGTTTGGCACGAATATCCCATGACCGGAGAAATAAAAGAGAATTGTGTCTTGTGGGCGAGCCGCAGTAGAGATTTCTTGAAGGCTAGCACGGACAGTTTCTAAGTAAGGTAATTGTGGGGCAAAATCATGGTAAATTTTTATTTCTTTTTGCGGAAAATGCTCGGTTGCTCCCACCAAAGCTTTCGCTAACCCCTGACAATCCACTGCTGAGTAATTCAAATTTGGGAGTCGCTCATCTTGGTAGTGGTTGACTCCCACCAATAGCAGCCAAAGTTTGGCAGCACTTGTTTGTTGAGTGTAAGTTGAGCGACTCGTACCAACTGCACGCGGACACATTTTATTCTATAGGTCTCCTATTCTATACGTAGCTAAAACGACTAAAAGGGGCAAGACTCCGAGCTACAAGACAATTCTTAATGTATTGCAGCTTAACTGAGAACCGCTATATTTCGGAACAAATTATAAGCTCTTTGTAGTAAAGTTTTGGGGAAGCGTCTTTGCTCGACCCATTTGTTCTTTAGGTCAGCTTGCGTATTTTTATGCACCCTCGAAATAACCTTGTTGAAATCTTTTCGACTTTTTTAGTATTTGCCGACGATCGCTTCTGTCGTTGGGTAACGGATGCTAAGCTCCGTCGTAGTATAGCAAATGCACTACAGCAAACTCCACAAGAAACGGACGAAGACGTTTGGATTGGCTTTTTTTACGATCGATTACACAAATCTTCATCAGCAAGACTTGCCAAAGAACATACTATCGCTTACTTACAAGAACCCTGCTACTGGACATCTCAAAAAATAGTTGCTAGCTTTGCCACAACCCAGTACAAGCTATCGGACTGTTTTCAAATAGCAATTACCCAAGTTGATAAAATCCTCAAAGGTTTTAACCCCAATAGCGGTTCTAGGTTAAAAAACTATGCCAGTACAGTCTTTGGGGCTGCTATTCGTGAAACTTTCAGACAGCGTCATGAAATAGATATTTGTACGGATTGGGGACTCTTAAGAAAAATTAGTAAAAAGCGTTTGGAAGAATCATTGCAAGCCGAGAGCTTACCTAAAGACAAGATTGTTGCTTACATGAGTGTCTGGAACTGTTTCAAGTTGCTTTACGTACCGAGTCAAGCTCATAGCAGCCGTCAATTATCGAAACCAGATAATCAAACTTGGGAAGCGATCGCTAAAGCTTACAACTCACAAACCCATCAGCAAGTTAATCCCCAAATGTTAGAAGCTTGGCTGCTTGCTTGCGCCAAAGCTGTACGTAGGTACCTTTATCCCAATGTTGCTTCTTTCAATGCTCCCATTAATTCAGAAGATTCTGGTGAGTGGTTAGATAATATACCAGCCGATGAACTAGACTCGCCCCTCGCTTATACGATCGCCCAAGAAGAACAACAGTTAAGAGTCTCCCAACAATCTGAGATTCATAACGTATTGAGAGAAGCGCTGACCCAATTAGATCCGCAAGCTAGAGAAATTTTGCAACTCTACTACGCTCAAGGATTGACTCAACAACAGATTGCCAAACAACTCCAAGTTCAGCAATATACTGTTTCGCGCCGATTGACCAAAACTAGAGAAACCTTGCTGAAGTCTTTAGCGAATTGGAGCCAAGAACACCTGCATATTTCTATTACACCAGACATACTTAAAACTACGAGCGCTGTAATGGAGGAATGGCTGCAATTTTACTACACCCAAAATAAAAATCAAAAAGCTGTTTAACCTTTTCTTGCTCTGTAAAAACACTTAATCCCTAAAATAATCGCCATGACTGGAAACCCCACTGTTTTTACCTTTACTTCACCGACTCACCTGATTTTGGAAGTACCAGAAAACGTTCAGAATCAGATTTGGCAAGAAAACACGTCTTTTTCCAATCAAACTTCTCGCTATCAAGCGTATATCAATCAAATTTGCCTTTTTGCTGTCTTAGCCTGGTTGCAAGAAGACTTAGCACCGCACGCAAAGCCTTGGCTGGGTAGTGCTGCTTTACCCAGTTTCTGGGAATTTGTCAGTGGAACTGCGATCGCCATCAATGAAACTCGGTTGATTTTGGTTCCCAGTGAAGAAATGGATATGAGTGAATTGCGAATCGCACAAGAATGGGTAGATATACCAAGTTGGGCTGGGGATTATTATCTAGCAGTACAAGTCGAACCAGAGGATGAATACGTAAAAGTTTGGGGCTACTGTACTCACGAACAACTCAAAAGAAAGGGGAGTTATGACGCCAGCGATCGCACTTATTCTTTAGAAGCAACAGAGATTGTTGAGGACATCAGTACTTTAGCAGTCGCATATCAACTTTGCCCGCAAGAAGTGACACGGAGTACCATCCAACCATTACCGACTTTATCACAAGAGCAAGCACAGAACCTCATTTCTCGTTTGGCAACAAGCGAGATTGTTTCACCAAGGATGGAAATCCCTTTTCAACTTTGGGGTGGATTAATGGAGCATGGGGGATGGCGCAAAAGCTTATACCACCGACGCTTGGGACTGCAAGAAGAGTGGTCGCTTCTCGCTTGGCTGGAAAACGGTATTTCTCAAGTGGGGGAAGCCCTTGGATGGGAAAGGTTCAATTTACAACACAGTGCAGCCGGAGCCAGAAGTACGGAAGAAGAAAGACAATTAGATACCTTCTTCTCTCGTCAGTTGTCCATCGCAGGTCAATCTTACGAACTGAGGATATCACCAAAACAACAAGAAGAGGCGATTGTTTGGCGCTTTGAGTTGCGTAATGCTGTGGAAGAATTGGCTATTCCTGGTGGTTTTACACTCAGACTTTTGACCGAAGATTTGCAGCCATTTCCCAATAATGAAGATGTAGCGACAACTACGGTCAAACAACTGTTTGTGGAAGTCGCTCTAGAACCACAAGAAGGTATAGTTTGGGAAATAACACCTTTTCCTGAAAACTATGAGCGAGAAATTCTGAGATTTTAAAAATTTTTTGATTCCTAGTATTGAAAATTGCTTTCTATTGCTATTCTGTTTGGATTTTTTATGCAAAAGTTTAGTAAGATTTAGTGTATCATTGCAGATTTTTGAGAAAATTAAGAATTTTTAGAAAAATTCAGGTCAGAATTGGTCATCTTTAAGCGTGGGATGGGTGCGCTTGCGGTTGCAGCCGAAGAGCGATGGCATACACAGCGCCTAAAATGAAAAAAATGTGCGTCTTTCATACATTACTAGCGGCGATTTTTGCGGCTAGTCGGAGGCTCACATCTTGCACCAAAGTATTAATACTAGATTTTTGCATTTTTAATAAACATATATTTTTATCAATAACACGAAAAATTGGAATTTCTAGCCTGCGTAGGCAGGCTTCGTTTGTATAGCCTCACCCTTATAGGGTGTAGGTGCAAGATATCGGTTAGGGGGGAGCGAACATTTATTGGTGCGTCTATATAATTATTATGCCAGTCATCTTCACACCATTGCCACACATTCCCGTGCATATCGTACAAACCAAAAGCGTTAGGGGGAAAAGAACTTACATCTGTGGTTTGATCTCGCAACTTTCCCTTTGGTGCAGCACCTAATATATAGTGTGTTTGAACTCGCACATCTAGCAGCACTTCGCGATCGCGATCGCCAAACAACAACAATGATGTTCTTGACCGACTTAGCACATCGTTGTTTAGTTTTCCGTATATTCAAACAGGAGTTCCTGAGAATGCTTGATATATTAGGATTGAAAAAAGATTATACCTAAACTTTCCGTATAATAAATAGCTAGGCAGCGAGAAAAAGCCGAACATCTCGATCGCGGTTAAGCGTTCATGGACGGCACGACAACTGTTTCACAATCTGCTGGGGTGTTAGTACACTTGTCTTGCAAGGGAGCAGTAAGCACATGGAAAAGATCGTTATCGTGAAATGGAGAATTAAGGAGTCGGAAACGTCTCGGGTCCTGAAATTGCTACCGGAACTGGCCGAGAAGACCAGATCGGAGGAAGGCAACATTGCCTACACAATTTATCAGTCGGAAAACGATCCTTGCGAACTCATTCTTTGCGAACACTACACCGACACCGCTGCCGCAGAATCTCACAGGCAATCGGAACACTATAAAAGAATCGTTGCAGAAGAGATAATCCCCTATCTTGAAGACCGCGAGGTGATATCGGTGAAGAAGCTTGTTTAAAGCTCTGTCCTAAACCGAACCAAACAATAAGGAGAAACTATGTCAAAGAAGATTCTTATTATCGTATCGAACGCATACACCATCGGTCCGAACAACCGAAGGACGGGAAATTTCCTGCCGGAGGTCGCACATCCTTATGCTGAATTCGACAGAGCAAAATACCAAATTGATTTCGCAAGTCTCACCGGAGATACACCGTTTTTGGATGCGCTCAATCTTGCTGACGATCCTGACAACCTAGCCTTTTTGGTAGGAAAAGGGTGGGCCGCAATGCAGAAAGCGAAGAAGCTCTCAAACGTGGACGTTAGCCAGTACGATGCCATCTTTATACCTGGCGGTTTGGCACCGATGGTCGATATGCCTGAGCATCCGCTCCTCAAAAAGGTTGTGAAAGAGACATACGAGCGGGGTGCTGTTGTTGGGGCCGTTTGTCATGGTCCAGTTTCGTTGCTGAACGTCAAGTTGAGCAACGGCACTCTCCTGCTCGCTGGGAAGAATATCAGTTCATTTACAAACGACGAAGAAGAAAACTACGCAAAAGATGATGTGCCTTTCGAGTTGGAAACGGCGCTCACCAAACAAGGCGCACTTTTCCACAAGACGGCACCCTGGCAAGCATTCAGCATTGCCGATGGAAATCTCGTTACCGGACAGAATCCTGCTTCTGCCAAAGGTGTCGCAGAGAAGATGATCGCGCTCTTGGAGTCTGCTTGAGGCAGCATCGTTAAGACGGTGCTCGGTCGCTGCATAAGGGTGACCGCCGAGAGGTAGAGTTGAGGGGAGAAAGAAATATTTGATTGTTATCTAATGTGCGTTCATCGCACCTATTCCTAATAAGAACGTTAACTGTAGGTATCTTCAAACGCACAAAGCGCCCTCCTTTTAGGAGAGCGCCTTTTATCTAGTCTTGATGCTTTTTAGTCGCGTACTGCTATGATTAGCCGTTGATAGCAGGAGCGCTTTGAGCAACAGGTGCAGCTTCAGTTGCAGCTAAGTCGAGAGGGAAGTTGTGAGCGTTGCGCTCGTGCATCACTTCCATACCGAGGTTAGCGCGGTTGAGGATGTCTGCCCAGGTGCCGATAGCACGACCTTGTGAGTCAATTACCGACTGGTTGAAGTTGAAGCCGTTGAGGTTGAACGCCATGGTGCTGATGCCCAGTGCGGTGAACCAGATGCCTACTACTGGCCATGCTGCCAAGAAGAAGTGCAAACTGCGGCTGTTGTTGAATGATGCGTATTGGAAGATCAAGCGACCGAAGTAGCCGTGTGCTGCGACGATGTTGTAGGTCTCTTCTTCTTGTCCGAACTTGTAACCGTAGTTCTGTGACTCGGTTT
It encodes the following:
- a CDS encoding lipoxygenase family protein, giving the protein MGSPNRQQQLQQLIKQYVLPRRTVLAILGFTCALGLERFLASKTQPKLPKNSQIPTLPQKNSLAAQKERQQQLEIARSEYKLTSRLPNSIRVATLPTQEVFDDEYSKNQASISQKITENQQAFLQNPKPFLTLEDYTNVFKVLPLPDIAKTFRSDATFAGQRLWGPNPMEITNVLALKYNLQEKLGITNDIFQTVLSAARGTGYASETLESATTNGSLFVTDYAILNANGVTAKENQYLCAPIALYYADRNRAGWRLIPIAIQLGQIPQKSLLCTPMDGVDWTLAKLIAQMADFSVHALVRHLGQTHLALEPIALATVRELPDLHPVHVLLKPHFEFTMAINAFGDRVLINPGGYVDILLGSTLESSLHLANLGVSEMFDNFSNYALPNNLRLRGVGDRSILKNFPYRDDGLLVWDALFEYVNRYIDIYYKSSQDIQEDFELQNWLTALRKPVSDRGFGVASLPQQLSDRDQLINLLTQIIFTAGPQHSAIAWIQYQYMSFVPNMPGAIYQPIPTVKGTIELEKNLTSFLPGIEPTFAQISVIEGTGVKLDVKAFTDFGVNSFYDPRAIAVLKGLQDRLKVVEKQIEQRNKHREESYSGFLPSRMANSTSS